Genomic segment of Synechococcus sp. A18-25c:
CAGGACGCAACTGGCTTGACACCTTCGGCAAGGCGAAAGCCCTCAATGCCAATGCCGACCTTGATCGTGGCTATGAGGCCGCTCTGTTAATCCAGAGTCTTGAGCTCGAGTATTACGGCGACCGCCCCATTCGTCCCGAGCTTGAGCTGTCCGTTCCGAGCTCGGTTCAGGCCACGGTTCTGCGCAAATTCAGAGCTGCGATCAATGTTTGCCGCTCGTCCTTGGACAAGCTCGAATATCAACGTGGTCAGCTCGATCCACAGGAGCTGAGGCAGTTGCAGTTGATCGAAAGCGTCGTCAATCGCTATAACCCACGACGTGCCAGCAATGCCCCCACGATCAGCCGTTCGCCGGACCCGTTGCCAAGATCTCTTCTCGGCATCTTCGACACGCTGCGCCGTCAGCTCAATCCTGCCGCAGAAGCAACGCTGGTCGCTGGCTTTCGTCGAAGGCGTGATTCAACGCTGATTTCGTTAAAGGTCTTGTTGCTGCTGATCCTTGTGCCTCTGCTGGTTCAGCAGGTCAGCCGCACCTACATCATCAGTCCTGCCGTTGATCACTTTGCTCCCGATCTTCCTTTTTTGAGTTACCCCAAACCCCAGCTTGAAGAACAGGCTGTCGAAAAACTGAGGGTGTACAAAGCAGAAATCGAATTTGATGCGCTGCTCAGGGGGAACTCAATTCCAACCCAGGATGAGCTTCAGCAGAAATTAGCCGCTAAAGCCGAAGAGCTTAAACAGGAAGCTGATTCTGAAAGCACCCATGCAGTGAAAAATGTGCTGGCTGATCTCGCAGCAACCATTGCTTTTGTGTTTGTTTGC
This window contains:
- the pxcA gene encoding proton extrusion protein PcxA; its protein translation is MAGRNWLDTFGKAKALNANADLDRGYEAALLIQSLELEYYGDRPIRPELELSVPSSVQATVLRKFRAAINVCRSSLDKLEYQRGQLDPQELRQLQLIESVVNRYNPRRASNAPTISRSPDPLPRSLLGIFDTLRRQLNPAAEATLVAGFRRRRDSTLISLKVLLLLILVPLLVQQVSRTYIISPAVDHFAPDLPFLSYPKPQLEEQAVEKLRVYKAEIEFDALLRGNSIPTQDELQQKLAAKAEELKQEADSESTHAVKNVLADLAATIAFVFVCISSREELRVLRGFFDEAVYGLSDSAKAFAIILFTDIFVGFHSPEGWTVLLDGIANHFGFPARENFILLFIATFPVILATIFKYWIFRYLNRVSPSSVATLRGMNGGG